The Flavobacterium sp. 140616W15 sequence GAAACCCTCTGCCATTCTTATCATAATAAACAACGAAAAGTTCTTGACATAAGCCGACAACATTATAGTAAAAGCAACCAAACAAAATACTGCAATTAAGTATTTTTTTGTTGGGAAAAATTTAGAGAATCGGCTCTCTATTAATATTGTAGCAAGCAAAGTTCCATAAGTTACACACATCGAAAATTGCAAATCCTCTGGCTCGATATCTAAAAAACTGGATGCATAAGTAACATTCGAAGAATAAACCCCCAACAAAATCATAGAATGTAACATGCAAAAAAACAAGATTACAATGATTGCCCAATTTGGAACCCATGACTTAAAAACGCTTGTATTATCTAACATTATGTTATTTGTGTTCTGCTACAACAGTTATATTCATTCCGGCACGAAGGAAGTCAGCTTGTTCACTTGTGTCTTTTAACTTTATTCTCACTGGGATTCTTTGCTCTATCTTTATAAAGTTTCCTGTGGCATTATCTGGAGGCAATAATGAAAATCGTGCACCACTTGCAGGCGATAGCGAAGATATTATCCCTACGAATTCTTTATCATTAAGCGCATCTGCATGAATTTCAACTTCCTGACCAATGGTTAAAAACTGCACTTGAGTTTCTTTAAAGTTTGCTGTAATCCATTTTTCTTTACTAACCATCGATAATAAAGTCTGCCCTTCTTTTATCATCTGCCCTGGCTGAATTGTTTTTTTAGCAACCCATCCATCATAAGGAGCAGTAATTACGGTGTACGAAAGAAACAAAGCCGCATTATCTGCCAAAGCTTGTTTAGACTGAATTACTGTTTGCGCAGTCGGAACATTTGCTGCAGCTTGAGATGTATTTAAAGTTGATGTTTCGATTCGGTTATTCATTTCTTGATAATGAGCCTGTGCCGATTCGTAATCTGCCTTCACTTTCTCTAGTTGTTGCTCTGTTG is a genomic window containing:
- a CDS encoding HlyD family secretion protein; its protein translation is MVKIKNETRANKSFHTLITVIACVLVLSGIVLGIWFYVFNKNHEETNDAQVEQYVTPIMSRITGYVQEVRYEENQFVHKGDTLLVIDNREYKSRLDVALADVESAKKNSLVVEKNVATTASATTIGKSQLAAAKTNLWKTQLEYQRYKALVKEEAATEQQLEKVKADYESAQAHYQEMNNRIETSTLNTSQAAANVPTAQTVIQSKQALADNAALFLSYTVITAPYDGWVAKKTIQPGQMIKEGQTLLSMVSKEKWITANFKETQVQFLTIGQEVEIHADALNDKEFVGIISSLSPASGARFSLLPPDNATGNFIKIEQRIPVRIKLKDTSEQADFLRAGMNITVVAEHK